One window of the Canis aureus isolate CA01 chromosome 1, VMU_Caureus_v.1.0, whole genome shotgun sequence genome contains the following:
- the GINM1 gene encoding glycoprotein integral membrane protein 1 isoform X1, with translation MEGSPPAPFALRLLLLAALPAAGWLMTVTQELPLRSRALKDSIRINVTTLKDDGEVSKEQVVLNITYENGQVYVNDFPVNSGVTRISCQTLIVKNENLENSEEKEYFGIVSVRVLVHEWPMTSGSSLQLIVIQEEVVEIDGKQAQQKDVTEIDILVKNQGILRHSNYTLPLEESMLYSISRDSDILFTLPNLSKKVESVSSLQTTSQYPIRNVETTVDEDALPGKLPETPLRAEPPSSYKVMCQWMEKFRKDLCRFWSSVFPVFFMFLNVMVVGIIGAAVVITILKVLFPVCEYKGILQLDKANAIPVTAIHLFPDNPEKKAETLEDKTCV, from the exons ATGGAGGGCTCTCCGCCGGCGCCGTTTGCCCTCCGGCTGCTCCTGCTCGCGGCGCTCCCGGCCGCCGGGTGGCTGATGACGGTTACCCAAGAGCTGCCACTGCGATCCCGGGCCCTGAAG GACAGCATCAGAATTAATGTAACTACCCTGAAAGATGATGGGGAGGTATCTAAAGAACAG GTTGTTCTTAACATAACCTATGAGAATGGACAGGTATATGTAAATGACTTCCCTGTAAATAGTGGTGTAACGCGAATAAGCTGTCAGACTTTGATAG tgaAGAATGAAAATCTTGAAAATTCGGAGGAAAAAGAGTATTTTGGAATTGTCAGTGTAAGGGTTTTAGTTCATGAGTGGCCTATGACCTCTGGTTCCAGTTTGCAACTAATTGTCATTCAAGAAGAGGTAGTAGAAATCGATGGGAAACAA gcTCAACAAAAGGATGTTACTGAAATTGATATTTTAGTTAAGAACCAGGGAATACTCAGACATTCAAACTACACCCTACCTTTGGAGGAAAGCATGCTGTATTCTATTTCCCGAGATAGTGACATTTTATTTACCCTTCCTAACCTCTCCAAAAAAG TAGAAAGTGTTAGCTCATTGCAGACCACCAGCCAGTATCCTATCAGGAATGTGGAAACCACTGTAGATGAAGACGCTTTACCTGGCAAACTACCTGAGACTCCTCTCAGAGCAGAGCCTCCTTCTTCATacaag GTGATGTGTCAGTGGATGGAAAAGTTCAGAAAAGATCTGTGTCGGTTCTGGAGCAGtgtttttccagtattttttatgTTCCTGAATGTCATGGTGGTTGGAATTATAGGAGCAGCCGTGGTAATAACCATCTTAAAGGTGCTTTTCCCGGTTTGTGAATACAA AGGAATTCTTCAATTGGATAAAGCAAATGCTATACCTGTCACAGCTATCCACTTATTTCCGGATAATCCTGAGAAAAAAGCAGAAACCCTTGAAGATAAAACATGCGTTTAA
- the GINM1 gene encoding glycoprotein integral membrane protein 1 isoform X2, whose translation MEGSPPAPFALRLLLLAALPAAGWLMTVTQELPLRSRALKDSIRINVTTLKDDGEVSKEQVVLNITYENGQVYVNDFPVNSGVTRISCQTLIVKNENLENSEEKEYFGIVSVRVLVHEWPMTSGSSLQLIVIQEEVVEIDGKQAQQKDVTEIDILVKNQGILRHSNYTLPLEESMLYSISRDSDILFTLPNLSKKESVSSLQTTSQYPIRNVETTVDEDALPGKLPETPLRAEPPSSYKVMCQWMEKFRKDLCRFWSSVFPVFFMFLNVMVVGIIGAAVVITILKVLFPVCEYKGILQLDKANAIPVTAIHLFPDNPEKKAETLEDKTCV comes from the exons ATGGAGGGCTCTCCGCCGGCGCCGTTTGCCCTCCGGCTGCTCCTGCTCGCGGCGCTCCCGGCCGCCGGGTGGCTGATGACGGTTACCCAAGAGCTGCCACTGCGATCCCGGGCCCTGAAG GACAGCATCAGAATTAATGTAACTACCCTGAAAGATGATGGGGAGGTATCTAAAGAACAG GTTGTTCTTAACATAACCTATGAGAATGGACAGGTATATGTAAATGACTTCCCTGTAAATAGTGGTGTAACGCGAATAAGCTGTCAGACTTTGATAG tgaAGAATGAAAATCTTGAAAATTCGGAGGAAAAAGAGTATTTTGGAATTGTCAGTGTAAGGGTTTTAGTTCATGAGTGGCCTATGACCTCTGGTTCCAGTTTGCAACTAATTGTCATTCAAGAAGAGGTAGTAGAAATCGATGGGAAACAA gcTCAACAAAAGGATGTTACTGAAATTGATATTTTAGTTAAGAACCAGGGAATACTCAGACATTCAAACTACACCCTACCTTTGGAGGAAAGCATGCTGTATTCTATTTCCCGAGATAGTGACATTTTATTTACCCTTCCTAACCTCTCCAAAAAAG AAAGTGTTAGCTCATTGCAGACCACCAGCCAGTATCCTATCAGGAATGTGGAAACCACTGTAGATGAAGACGCTTTACCTGGCAAACTACCTGAGACTCCTCTCAGAGCAGAGCCTCCTTCTTCATacaag GTGATGTGTCAGTGGATGGAAAAGTTCAGAAAAGATCTGTGTCGGTTCTGGAGCAGtgtttttccagtattttttatgTTCCTGAATGTCATGGTGGTTGGAATTATAGGAGCAGCCGTGGTAATAACCATCTTAAAGGTGCTTTTCCCGGTTTGTGAATACAA AGGAATTCTTCAATTGGATAAAGCAAATGCTATACCTGTCACAGCTATCCACTTATTTCCGGATAATCCTGAGAAAAAAGCAGAAACCCTTGAAGATAAAACATGCGTTTAA